From the genome of Streptomyces sp. S4.7:
GCGCCCCTGATGTGGTACGCGAGGTTGGCCTGCGGGTCCAGCGCGCACAGCACCCAGAGCCGCTCCTGGCCGAGCGACGCCGGCAGGACGAGGGTTCCGTCGGGTTCCGGGACCCGGCTCAGCGAGCCGATCGCCGGTGCGGGCTGCTGCTGCTTGTCGGCGGGCAGGTGGGTGGCGAGTTCGCTCAGTGTGGGGTGTTCGAAGACAAGGTGGAGCGGGACGTGTGTGCCGAGGGCGGCACCGATCCGGTGAGTGAGACGGGTGGCGAGGAGGGAGTGGCCGCCGAGCGCGAAGAAGTCGTCGTCCGCGCCGATGTCGCCGACGTCGAGCAGTTCGCTCCAGATACGGGCCACCAACTCTTCTGCCGGTCCGGTGGGGGCCCGGTAGGCGGTGTGGCCGGTGCCCGGTTCCGGGTCGGGGAGTGCGTTGCGGTCGATCTTCCCGTTCGGGAGGAGGGGGAATTCGTCCAGGCCGACGAATACGGAGGGGACCATGAAGTCCGGCAGCCAGGTACGGACGTGGGAGGGCAGCTCGGCGGGCACCGCACCGCCCGGCTTGTTCGGGACTACGTACGCGACCAGACGCAGCGATCCGGATACGTCCTCGCGGGCGACGACCACGGCTTCGTCCAACTGGCCATGACGGCGCAGGACTTCCTCCACCTCACCCAGTTCGACCCGGTGGCCGCGCACCTTCACCTGGCCGTCAGCCCGGCCCAGATAGTCCAACTGACCGTCCGGACGCCACCGCACCAAGTCACCCGTGCGATACATCCGCTCGCCCGCGTCCGAGAACGGATCGGGCAGATAACGCTCGGCAGTCAGGGCGGGGCGGGCGTGATAACCACGGGTGACGCCGGCCCCGGAGAGATACAGCTCGCCGACCGCGCCCAGCACGACGGGGCGTAGATTCCCGTCGAGAACGTGCGCGGTCGTTCCGTCGACCGGAACACCGATCGCCGTCCGCACATCACCCGGCACCGTCACCGCATGGGTCGAGTAGGTGGTGTCCTCACTCGGCCCGTACAGGTTGTTGACCTCATCGATCACCGGGTGCGCGTACAACTCCCGCACCAGCGCCGGCGCCAGAGGCTCACCCGCCAGATTCACCGTCGCCGCACGCGGCGGCACCGCGTCCGCAGCCAACAACTCCCGCGCCACGGACGGAACAGTGTTCACCAACGTCACATCGGCGTACCGCTCCGGATGGGCGATCAGATCAAGCGCACTGTCCGGTACGACATACACCGTCCCGCCCACCGACAACGGAGCGAAAATCTCGAACACCGAAAGATCGAAGGAAACCGACGTCGCCGCCAGCGTCCCCGCCAGCACCTCACCCGAGAAGACCCGCCCCGCCCACGCCAGCATCGACACCACCTGCCGGTGCTCGATCACCACACCCTTCGGACGACCCGTCGAACCCGACGTATAAATCACATACGCCACATCATCCGGCTCCCCCACCGCCGGAACACGGTCAACCCGACCCCCATCAGGAAAACCGTCGACAGAATCCAGCACCAACGACACACCGGAATCCTCAACCATGAACGTCACACGCTCAGCCGGATAACCCGGATCCATCGGCACATAACCCGCACCCGACTTCAGCACACCCAACAACGCCACGACGAGGTCCACCGACCGCGGCAGCAGCACACCCACCACATCACCCCGACCAATGCCCAACCCCCGCAAACCCCACGCCAAACGGTTCGACCGCTCCTCCAACTCCCCGTACGACAACACCCCACCCACACCCACAACCGCCACACCCACACCACCCGAACGATCAACCACCCCCTCCACCAACTCCTCCACACGACCACCCACCACACCCGGCACCGCCGCACCCACCGACAGCGCACCAACCCGCTCCCGCTCCCCCACCGACCGCACATCCAACTCCGCCAGCGGAGAGTCCGGACTCTCCGCCAGAGCGGAGACGACTGTGGCGAGGCGCTCGGGGACGAGGCTCGCGGTGCTGTCCGCGTAGAGGTCGGTGTTGTAGGTGAGGTAGCCGGTGATGGCGTCCTCGCCCTGCTCCAGATGGAGCGAGAACTCGAACTGAGTGCCCGCCGGCGGGATGTCCAGCCGGGTGACGGCCAGGCCGGGCAGGTACAGATTGCGCGACGGGGTTTCGTTGAGGGCGAGCATCGTCTGGAACAGCGGGCTGCGGGCCTGGCCGTCCGAGGCGGGAGCCGCGTGCCGGACGATCTCCTCGAACGGTGTCGCGGCGTGCCGGTGCGCTTCCACCAAGGCGCGGTGCGTGGCGCTCAGAGTCGCCGCGAGGGTGGCTTGCGGGTCCAGGGTCCGCCGTAGCGGCAGTGTGTTGGTGAAGAACCCCAGAATTTCAGCGGTGTCGGGGTGCGTACGGCCGCTGGTCGGGATGCCGATGGTCACGTCGTGGCTGCCCGACAGGGCGCCGAGGACGACGGTGACCGCGGTGGCGACGACGGCGAAGGGGGTGGTTCCGGTGCTCCGCGCGAGTCGCCCCACCGCTTCGGCGCTCAACTCCACAGGGATTGCCGCGCCGTTGTGAGTACGGCGGGCCGGGCGCGGATGGTCGGTCGGGAGGTCCACGGCGTGCGCCCCCGCGAGCCGCTCGCGCCAGTGGACGAGCCCGGCGTCGTCCTCGGACACCGGTTCGGCGGACTGCGCGTGGGCGAAGTCGCCGTACTGGAGAGAAGGGGCCGGCGCCAGAGGGCTGTCTTCGACAAGTGCCGTGTAGGTGCGGGCTATTTCGTCGAGGAGAAGGGTGAGCGTCCAGCCGTCGGCGATGGTGTGGTGCAGGGACAGCAGGAGCAGGTGGGCGTCCTCCGCCCGGCGGACGATCCGGGCCCGGAACAGAGGGCCGTCGGCGAGTTCCACCGTGGACTGACGCCAATGTTCCAGCAGTTGGGCCTCGTCGTCTGCGGGAGCCGCGTCGGGCTCGGCGGACGGCAGCGGATCCCCGTGCCAGACCGGATGGACGACCTGGACGATCTCGCCGTTCTCTTCGCGCAGCGTGGTCCGGAGCACCTCGTGGCGGCGGGCGACCTCCTCGATGGCCCGTGCCAGTGCCGGGGTGTCGAGGTCGCCGGCCAGTCGTGCCCCGCCGTTGAGGGTGTAGGCGAGGTTGGCCTGCGGGTCCAGCGCGCACAGCAGCCACAGCCGCTTCTGGCCGGAGGTGGCGGGGAGGGTGATGGTGCCGTCGGAGTTCGGGGTGCGCGGCGCGGCCGGGATGGGCTCGTGGCCGTCGCCCGAGCGGGGCAGATGGGTGGCGAGTTCGCTCAGTGTGGGGTGTTCGAAGACAAGGTGGAGCGGGACGTGTGTGCCGAGGGCGGCACCGATCCGGTGAGTGAGACGGGTGGCGAGGAGGGAGTGGCCGCCGAGCGCGAAGAAGTCGTCGTCCGCGCCGACTTCGTTGGCGTCCAGGACCTCGCGCCATATCTCGGCGACGAGTTCCTCGGCCGGTCCGGTGGGGGCGCGGTAGGCGGTGTGGCCGGTGCCCGGTTCCGGGTCGGGGAGTGCGTTGCGGTCGATCTTCCCGTTCGGGAGGAGGGGGAATTCGTCCAGGCCGACGAATACGGAGGGGACCATGAAGTCCGGCAGCCAGGTACGGACGTGGGAGGTCAGCTCGGCGGGCACTACGTCACCGGGCTTGGACGGGACGACATAGGCGACCAGTCGGAGAGATCCGCTCGTGTCCTCGCGGGCGACGACCACCGCCTCGTCCAACTGGCCATGACGGCGCAGGACTTCCTCCACCTCACCCAGTTCGACCCGGTGGCCGCGCACCTTCACCTGGCCGTCAGCCCGGCCCAGATAGTCCAACTGACCGTCCGGACGCCACCGCACCAAGTCACCCGTGCGATACATCCGCTCGCCCGCGTCCGAGAACGGATCGGGCAGATAACGCTCGGCAGTCAGGGCGGGGCGGGCGTGATAACCACGGGTGACGCCGGCCCCGGAGAGATACAGCTCGCCGACCGCGCCCAGCACGACGGGGCGTAGATTCCCGTCGAGAACGTGCGCGGTCGTTCCGTCGACCGGAACACCGATCGCCGTCCGCACATCACCCGGCACCGTCACCGCATGGGTCGAGTAGGTGGTGTCCTCACTCGGCCCGTACAGGTTGTTGACCTCATCGATCACCGGGTGCGCGTACAACTCCCGCACCAGCGCCGGCGCCAGAGGCTCACCCGCCAGATTCACCGTCGCCGCACGCGGCGGCACCGCGTCCGCAGCCAACAACTCCCGCGCCACGGACGGAACAGTGTTCACCAACGTCACATCGGCGTACCGCTCCGGATGGGCGATCAGATCAAGCGCACTGTCCGGTACGACATACACCGTCCCGCCCACCGACAACGGAGCGAAAATCTCGAACACCGAAAGATCGAAGGAAACCGACGTCGCCGCCAGCGTCCCCGCCAGCACCTCACCCGAGAAGACCCGCCCCGCCCACGCCAGCATCGACACCACCTGCCGGTGCTCGATCACCACACCCTTCGGACGACCCGTCGAACCCGACGTATAAATCACATACGCCACATCATCCGGCTCCCCCACCGCCGGAACACGGTCAACCCGACCCCCATCAGGAAAACCGTCGACAGAATCCAGCACCAACGACACACCGGAATCCTCAACCATGAACGTCACACGCTCAGCCGGATAACCCGGATCCATCGGCACATAACCCGCACCCGACTTCAGCACACCCAACAACGCCACGACGAGGTCCACCGACCGCGGCAGCAGCACACCCACCACATCACCCCGACCAATGCCCAACCCCCGCAAACCCCACGCCAAACGGTTCGACCGCTCCTCCAACTCCCCGTACGACAACACCCCACCCACACCCACAACCGCCACACCCACACCACCCGAACGATCAACCACTGCCTCGAAGACTCCCTCCACGCGACTGGCCACCACACCCGGCACCGCCGCACCCACCGACAGCGCACCAACGCGCTCCCGCTCCCCCACCGACCGCACATCCAACTCCGCCAACTCCCGGTCGGGGGCATCGACAAGCGCGTGGACAACGGTGTGGAAGCGGTTGGCGAGGAGGGACGCGGTGTCGGTGGAGAACAGGTCGGTGTCGTAGCCGAGGAAACCGGTGATGCCGTCCTCGCCCTGCCACAGGTACAGCTCGCAGTCGTTGCGCACGGTGGTGGGCGCCATCACCATCGGGCGGACCGGCAGGTCGCCCAGGTGGACGACGGGCAGTTGCGGCTGGAGCACGAACAGCACGTCGAACAGGGAGGTGCCGCGCTGCCCGACCTGTTCCGCCACCGTCTCGAAGGGCACGTCGGCGCCGCCGTACGCGTCCAGGCAGGTGTCCCGGACGGCGTGCAGCACCTCACGGGCGGTCAGGGCGTCGGTGGTGTCGGTGCGCAGCGCGAGCATGGTCGCCAGCGGGCCGACGGCGCCGGGTGAAAGGTGACGTTCGCGGGTCGCGATGGGCGATCCGACAGTGATGTCGGCATGGCCGGCGGTGCGCGCCAGGGTCAGGTGGAAGGCGGCGAGCAGCACCATGAATGGCGTCATGCCGCTGCTGTCGGCCAAGTCCTCGACGCGGCGCAGCAGTTCGGCGTCGACGGAGATGTCGACGTGATCGGAGCGGAACCGGCGGGTGCCCGGTCGGGGCCGGTCGGTGGGCAGGGCCAGCGGGCGGGCGCCCGCCAGGCGGTCGCGCCAGGCGGCGAGTGCGGCCGGGTCGGGGGTCGCGGCGACCGGGGGCAGCGGGGTGGCCGGGCCGAGGGGCGTATCCGCGTACAGGGCGCCGAGTTCGGCGAGGAACACACCCAGCGACCAGCCGTCGGCCACGATGTGGTGGGCGAGCAACTGGAGGCGGGCGGTGCCGTCGGCGAAGGTCCAGACGGCGACGCGCCACAGCGGGCCGGTCGCGAGATCCACGGGTCCGGCGGCGCGGGTGTCGGCGGCGGCGCGGGCCCGGTCGCGGCCGGCGTCGGCGCCGAGGTGGCCGAGGTCGGTGACGGTCAGGTCGGGTGCGGCGTCGGCTTCGGGCGTGACGGCGCAGGCTGTGCGGTCCCCCTGGGGGAACGTGGTGCGCAGCACGGCGTGCCGCCGGGCGAGTGCGCGCAGGGCGGCGGAGAGGCGGTCCGTGTCGAGGAGGCCCTGTACCTCTGCGTCGAAGCGCAGGATGTTGGCGGCCGTGCCGGGGTGGATCTCCTCGAACAGCCGCAGGCCGAGCTGGATGGGACTGACCCGGGGGTCGGCGGGTGCGGTGGCGTCCGGAGTGCGGGCGCGCCAGCGGGCGAGGAGGTCGCGGCCAAGGGCGGCGGGTACCTGAACGTTGTCTGACACAGGCGTCGTCCTCCGTTTCGTCACCGGACGTGGTCCTCCGCTTGGTTGCCGGGTGTGGGTGTCGGCCTCACTCGTGGGACATCAGGGTCTTGACCCGTTCCAGTGCGTCGGCGGGGGGTACTCCGTCGTCGGCCCAGCGCTGGGCCAGGCGTGCGGTCAGTTCGCGGGGCGACTGGGCGCGGAGTACGTCTTCGACACGTACGGGGAGGGTGAGGGCGTCCTCGACCACCGCGGCGATCTCGGCGGCGCGCAGGGAGTCCCCTCCCATGGCGCTGAGGGTCTCGTCGGGTCCGCAGGAGGGGACCTGGCAGACGGCGGCGAAGATGGAGGAGAGGAAGAGGGTGATGAGTTCCGCTTCCTCGGCGGTGGCGGTGGCCGGTGTGGCGGTGACGGTGGTGCCGGCGAGTTCGCCCGCGAGGTGGCGGGTGCGGGCCAGGGAGTGCTGGATCTTCCCGCTGGTGGTGCGGGGGATGCTGCGGGGCGGGCAGAGGACCACGGTGTGCACGCGGACTCCGGTGGCGGTGAGGACGCGGGTCCGGATGTCGGCGGCGACGGCGGCAGGGTCGTGGTCCTTGCCGACGACCTCCACGGCGATGACGACCTCTTCGTCGGGGCCGCTGAAGGCGGCTGCGGTGGGACGTACGGCGGGGTTGTCCTCCGCTGCGGCCGAACAGAGGTCGTGGGCGTGGTGGTTGACCCCGTTCTGGATGAGGACGTCCTTGCGGCGGCCGGTGACGGTGAGGTGTCCGGCGCGCTGCCGGCCGAGGTCGCCGGTGCGCAGGTGGCGGGTGCCGTCGAGGAGGCCGAAGAGTTCGCTTTCGGGGGTGCCGGTGCTGTTCCAGTAGCCGTCGCTGATGCTGGGGCCGCTGATCCAGATCTCGCCCTCGGCGCCGTCGGGGACGGGCGTGCCGGTGTCGGGGTCGACCAGGGCGAGGGTGTGTCCGTCGATGACGGGGCCGCAGTCGACACGG
Proteins encoded in this window:
- a CDS encoding non-ribosomal peptide synthetase translates to MSDNVQVPAALGRDLLARWRARTPDATAPADPRVSPIQLGLRLFEEIHPGTAANILRFDAEVQGLLDTDRLSAALRALARRHAVLRTTFPQGDRTACAVTPEADAAPDLTVTDLGHLGADAGRDRARAAADTRAAGPVDLATGPLWRVAVWTFADGTARLQLLAHHIVADGWSLGVFLAELGALYADTPLGPATPLPPVAATPDPAALAAWRDRLAGARPLALPTDRPRPGTRRFRSDHVDISVDAELLRRVEDLADSSGMTPFMVLLAAFHLTLARTAGHADITVGSPIATRERHLSPGAVGPLATMLALRTDTTDALTAREVLHAVRDTCLDAYGGADVPFETVAEQVGQRGTSLFDVLFVLQPQLPVVHLGDLPVRPMVMAPTTVRNDCELYLWQGEDGITGFLGYDTDLFSTDTASLLANRFHTVVHALVDAPDRELAELDVRSVGERERVGALSVGAAVPGVVASRVEGVFEAVVDRSGGVGVAVVGVGGVLSYGELEERSNRLAWGLRGLGIGRGDVVGVLLPRSVDLVVALLGVLKSGAGYVPMDPGYPAERVTFMVEDSGVSLVLDSVDGFPDGGRVDRVPAVGEPDDVAYVIYTSGSTGRPKGVVIEHRQVVSMLAWAGRVFSGEVLAGTLAATSVSFDLSVFEIFAPLSVGGTVYVVPDSALDLIAHPERYADVTLVNTVPSVARELLAADAVPPRAATVNLAGEPLAPALVRELYAHPVIDEVNNLYGPSEDTTYSTHAVTVPGDVRTAIGVPVDGTTAHVLDGNLRPVVLGAVGELYLSGAGVTRGYHARPALTAERYLPDPFSDAGERMYRTGDLVRWRPDGQLDYLGRADGQVKVRGHRVELGEVEEVLRRHGQLDEAVVVAREDTSGSLRLVAYVVPSKPGDVVPAELTSHVRTWLPDFMVPSVFVGLDEFPLLPNGKIDRNALPDPEPGTGHTAYRAPTGPAEELVAEIWREVLDANEVGADDDFFALGGHSLLATRLTHRIGAALGTHVPLHLVFEHPTLSELATHLPRSGDGHEPIPAAPRTPNSDGTITLPATSGQKRLWLLCALDPQANLAYTLNGGARLAGDLDTPALARAIEEVARRHEVLRTTLREENGEIVQVVHPVWHGDPLPSAEPDAAPADDEAQLLEHWRQSTVELADGPLFRARIVRRAEDAHLLLLSLHHTIADGWTLTLLLDEIARTYTALVEDSPLAPAPSLQYGDFAHAQSAEPVSEDDAGLVHWRERLAGAHAVDLPTDHPRPARRTHNGAAIPVELSAEAVGRLARSTGTTPFAVVATAVTVVLGALSGSHDVTIGIPTSGRTHPDTAEILGFFTNTLPLRRTLDPQATLAATLSATHRALVEAHRHAATPFEEIVRHAAPASDGQARSPLFQTMLALNETPSRNLYLPGLAVTRLDIPPAGTQFEFSLHLEQGEDAITGYLTYNTDLYADSTASLVPERLATVVSALAESPDSPLAELDVRSVGERERVGALSVGAAVPGVVGGRVEELVEGVVDRSGGVGVAVVGVGGVLSYGELEERSNRLAWGLRGLGIGRGDVVGVLLPRSVDLVVALLGVLKSGAGYVPMDPGYPAERVTFMVEDSGVSLVLDSVDGFPDGGRVDRVPAVGEPDDVAYVIYTSGSTGRPKGVVIEHRQVVSMLAWAGRVFSGEVLAGTLAATSVSFDLSVFEIFAPLSVGGTVYVVPDSALDLIAHPERYADVTLVNTVPSVARELLAADAVPPRAATVNLAGEPLAPALVRELYAHPVIDEVNNLYGPSEDTTYSTHAVTVPGDVRTAIGVPVDGTTAHVLDGNLRPVVLGAVGELYLSGAGVTRGYHARPALTAERYLPDPFSDAGERMYRTGDLVRWRPDGQLDYLGRADGQVKVRGHRVELGEVEEVLRRHGQLDEAVVVAREDVSGSLRLVAYVVPNKPGGAVPAELPSHVRTWLPDFMVPSVFVGLDEFPLLPNGKIDRNALPDPEPGTGHTAYRAPTGPAEELVARIWSELLDVGDIGADDDFFALGGHSLLATRLTHRIGAALGTHVPLHLVFEHPTLSELATHLPADKQQQPAPAIGSLSRVPEPDGTLVLPASLGQERLWVLCALDPQANLAYHIRGAVHIDGTLDEHALITALRHLVLRHEVLRTSLRQIDGEVRQIVSADPEVPLTRIATTDWEAVIDAETERAFDLTTGPLWHVTLVRTGPEHHVLVISLHHAISDGWSLDLAFREVAESYGTLLGTPDTGPLPPATVQYAEVATWQRDTASKDVEFWRAHLAGAPSAGLPTDRPRPPQQTYRGDAVPLALPQEALGAAARAAGTTSFTVLATALAIVLAKLTDRYDVTIGIPVAGRDHPDTAEVVGYLVDTLPLRLRPDPDGTLTEALRATRELVDDIRAHPQLPLEELIRELRPHRDRSPLFQVLLAVNGTPPRYELAGLDVRQAPVPFRTTPYDLVVQAEERDGRVTGHLVFNTDLFERSTALLVADRLATVVHALVDAPDRELAELDVRSVGERERVGALSVGAAVPGVVGGRVEELVEGVVDRSGGVGVAVVGVGGVLSYGELEERSNRLAWGLRGLGIGRGDVVGVLLPRSVDLVVALLGVLKSGAGYVPMDPGYPAERVAFMVEDSGVSLVLDSVDGFPDGGRVDRVPAVGEPDDVAYVIYTSGSTGRPKGVVIEHRQVVSMLAWAGRVFSDDALAGTLAATSVSFDLSVFEIFAPLSVGGTVYVVPDSALDLIAHPERYADVTLVNTVPSVARELLAADAVPPRAATVNLAGEPLAPALVRELYAHPVIDEVNNLYGPSEDTTYSTHAVTVPGDVRTAIGVPVDGTTAHVLDEGLRPVVLGAVGELYLSGAGVTRGYHARPALTAERYLPDPFSDAGERMYRTGDLVRWRPDGQLDYLGRADGQVKVRGHRVELGEVEEVLRRHGQLDEAVVVAREDTSGSLRLVAYVVPAKPGDVVPAELPSHVRTWLPDFMVPSVFVGLDEFPLLPNGKIDRNALPDPEPGTGHTAYRAPTGPAEDLVAEIWREVLDANEVGADDDFFALGGHSLLATRVISRLTARTGTDVPLNLVFDHPVLAELAGQLPDPASWAAPVEIRRIRRVRGRSASG